A single region of the Carassius gibelio isolate Cgi1373 ecotype wild population from Czech Republic chromosome A14, carGib1.2-hapl.c, whole genome shotgun sequence genome encodes:
- the LOC128027252 gene encoding ensconsin isoform X7: MAEGATSLKGLRAQMAAAAQAQAEERRNQAGNSPTPAASAGTVKTQTRPVIDGAALRIDDKLRVAKERREEQEKQHAARETQLLERERKTRLQVERQMEERQKKLEEQRRKEEQRRAAVEEKRKQKLEEEKEHYEAVMRRTLERSQRVESRERQKRWSWGGLSDSDNKNGQTDTGPASSPIVIVISPASPATKQPRNQTSQDKRSSSTTNLKQTDSVISKRLSSSSATLLNSPDKSAKRRSSSLNRLPNNVPQSSKEVHKQPQVEKTGPILKKRSSSLSRVGAKTQPVTKPEKSPADQSESHLCPRSASASPLQPPPGPLRSRSSDRKKGPPASLSADGISSMMQQAEKEKRFTSPVGKRPASPSSRHRSPSPSPIANTTTRAPSPGAARQSPRFRTPSPSGSKQRPPSPQPSATSKPPPIQKPALTPTGPPTLRKRDSKPKEVSPMMPVTPQSPETSTPSPVPAPKTKEESSSKAAIAGTNSAAEASKILAENRRLVREQKEKEEQLRIQREEEEKLRKEEEKRLAEEERLRRVEEEKRLAEERKREEEVQARIAEEERQRMELEEQQRQVELEKEREEAEAKAQEEAERQRQERERIMQQNQQERMERKKRIEEIMKRTRKTDQIDFRSNDERDIPDENGEEAEDQIYCENKENEAVESEQNAMKTEPSDSQKHQLPVEEPVSEQEEPDDSMNTQTDVDNKENSNGPDTEDFSGDRSPPPKSCLMEGLEFVNEDSKVNLVPGLNGKGGPWSFEELIDLGVHAKSKPLMDDGGPEEPRVASSIHPGLPIEALSEM; this comes from the exons CTGCAGCTGCGCAGGCGCAGGCAGAGGAACGGCGCAACCAGGCAGGGAACAGCCCAACACCAGCAGCTTCAGCCGGCACAGTGAAGACCCAAACCAGGCCAG TCATAGATGGGGCAGCCTTGAGGATAGACGACAAACTCAGAGTGGCcaaagagaggagagaagagcaGGAAAAGCAACATG CGGCCCGTGAGACTCAGCTCCTGGAGCGAGAGCGTAAGACCCGGCTGCAGGTGGAGAGACAAATGGAGGAGAGACAGAAGAAGCTGGAAGAGCAGCGCAGGAAGGAGGAACAGAGGAGAGCTGCAGTGGAGGAGAAAAGGAAACAGAAATTAGAGGAAGAAAAG gagcaCTATGAGGCCGTGATGAGACGTACTCTGGAGCGCAGCCAGCGAGTAGAGagtagagagagacagaagagatGGTCCTGGGGTGGACTTTCAGACTCTGACAACAAAAATG GACAGACTGACACTGGCCCCGCCTCCTCCCCGATTGTTATAGTAATCTCCCCTGCTTCTCCAGCCACCAAGCAACCAAGGAATCAGACGTCACAAG ACAAGCGCTCTTCCTCTACTACAAACCTGAAACAGACTGACTCAGTTATCAGCAAGCGTCTCTCCTCATCCTCAGCCACCCTCCTTAATTCTCCTGATAAAA GTGCAAAGAGGAGAAGTTCGTCTTTGAACCGGTTGCCTAACAATGTTCCTCAGTCCTCTAAAGAAGTGCATAAGCAGCCTCAGGTGGAAAAGACAG GCCCAATCCTGAAGAAGCGAAGCTCCTCCCTCTCTCGAGTAGGGGCTAAAACGCAGCCTGTCACCAAACCAGAGAAATCCCCAGCAGATCAATCAG AGTCTCACCTGTGTCCTCGTTCAGCATCTGCCAGCCCCTTGCAGCCCCCACCAGGACCCCTACGCAGTCGCAGCAGCGATCGAAAAAAAGGCCCTCCAGCTTCTTTGTCTGCAGATGGCATTTCCAGTATGATGCAG CAAGCTGAGAAGGAGAAACGCTTCACGTCACCAGTAGGAAAACGCCCTGCCTCACCCTCTAGTCGTCATCGATCCCCGTCTCCTTCTCCCATTGCTAACACCACTACAAGAGCGCCCTCACCTGGAGCAGCCAG GCAGAGTCCACGCTTCCGCACTCCTTCCCCAAGTGGTTCGAAACAGCGGCCTCCATCCCCTCAGCCCTCTGCCACATCCAAACCTCCACCCATCCAGAAACCAGCTCTCACCCCCACCGGCCCACCCACCCTTCGCAAGAGGGACTCCAAGCCAAAGGAAGTGTCTCCCATGATGCCCGTCACCCCACAGTCTCCAGAAACCAGCACGCCCAGCCCGGTACCCGCACCCAAGACCAAAGAGG aATCCAGTTCCAAAGCAGCAATCGCAGGAACTAACTCCGCTGCAGAGGCTTCCAAGATCCTGGCGGAGAACCGGCGTCTGGTACGCgagcagaaagagaaagaagagcaaCTCCGCatacagagagaagaagaggagaa GCTGAGGAAAGAGGAGGAGAAGCGGCTGGCCGAGGAGGAGCGCTTGAGGCGTGTAGAGGAGGAGAAGAGGCTTGcggaggagaggaagagagaagaggAGGTGCAGGCTCGTATAGCAGAGGAGGAGAGACAGCGAATGGAGCTGGAGGAGCAGCAAAGACAGGTTGAGCTAGAGAAAGAG CGAGAGGAGGCTGAAGCAAAGGCCCAAGAGGAAGCAGAAAGGCAGCGTCAAGAGAGAGAACGCATTATGCAGCAGAACCAACAGGAGCGCATGGAGAGAAAGAAG AGAATTGAAGAAATTATGAAGAGGACCAGAAAAACAGACCAAATCGATTTTAGG AGTAATGATGAGAGGGACATTCCTGATGAAAATGGAGAGGAGGCTGAGGACCAAATATACTGTGAAAATAAGG AGAACGAGGCTGTCGAGTCAGAGCAGAATGCCATGAAGACAGAGCCATCAGACTCTCAGAAGCATCAGTTACCTGTGGAGGAGCCAGTCAGCGAGCAAGAAGAGCCAGATGATAGtatgaacacacaaacagatgTGGACAATAAAGAGAACAGCAATGGACCAGATACAGAGGATTTCTCAGGGGACCG CAGCCCCCCTCCCAAGTCTTGTCTGATGGAAGGCTTGGAGTTTGTGAACGAGGACTCTAAAGTGAACCTGGTGCCAGGGTTGAATGGTAAAGGAGGACCCTGGAGCTTTGAGGAGCTGATCGACCTGGGTGTTCATGCAAAGAGCAAACCCCTGATGGATGATGGGGGCCCTGAAGAGCCTAGAGTGGCCAGCTCCATTCATCCAGGCCTGCCTATTGAAGCTCTGTCTG AGATGTGA
- the LOC128027252 gene encoding ensconsin isoform X3: MAEGATSLKGLRAQMAAAAQAQAEERRNQAGNSPTPAASAGTVKTQTRPVIDGAALRIDDKLRVAKERREEQEKQHAARETQLLERERKTRLQVERQMEERQKKLEEQRRKEEQRRAAVEEKRKQKLEEEKEHYEAVMRRTLERSQRVESRERQKRWSWGGLSDSDNKNGQTDTGPASSPIVIVISPASPATKQPRNQTSQDKRSSSTTNLKQTDSVISKRLSSSSATLLNSPDKSAKRRSSSLNRLPNNVPQSSKEVHKQPQVEKTGPILKKRSSSLSRVGAKTQPVTKPEKSPADQSARRLLAAPVDSSVLSRLLTPTQASLARSKSAAALSAEGGDTQASASPLQPPPGPLRSRSSDRKKGPPASLSADGISSMMQQAEKEKRFTSPVGKRPASPSSRHRSPSPSPIANTTTRAPSPGAARQSPRFRTPSPSGSKQRPPSPQPSATSKPPPIQKPALTPTGPPTLRKRDSKPKEVSPMMPVTPQSPETSTPSPVPAPKTKEESSSKAAIAGTNSAAEASKILAENRRLVREQKEKEEQLRIQREEEEKLRKEEEKRLAEEERLRRVEEEKRLAEERKREEEVQARIAEEERQRMELEEQQRQVELEKEREEAEAKAQEEAERQRQERERIMQQNQQERMERKKRIEEIMKRTRKTDQIDFRSNDERDIPDENGEEAEDQIYCENKENEAVESEQNAMKTEPSDSQKHQLPVEEPVSEQEEPDDSMNTQTDVDNKENSNGPDTEDFSGDRSPPPKSCLMEGLEFVNEDSKVNLVPGLNGKGGPWSFEELIDLGVHAKSKPLMDDGGPEEPRVASSIHPGLPIEALSEM; encoded by the exons CTGCAGCTGCGCAGGCGCAGGCAGAGGAACGGCGCAACCAGGCAGGGAACAGCCCAACACCAGCAGCTTCAGCCGGCACAGTGAAGACCCAAACCAGGCCAG TCATAGATGGGGCAGCCTTGAGGATAGACGACAAACTCAGAGTGGCcaaagagaggagagaagagcaGGAAAAGCAACATG CGGCCCGTGAGACTCAGCTCCTGGAGCGAGAGCGTAAGACCCGGCTGCAGGTGGAGAGACAAATGGAGGAGAGACAGAAGAAGCTGGAAGAGCAGCGCAGGAAGGAGGAACAGAGGAGAGCTGCAGTGGAGGAGAAAAGGAAACAGAAATTAGAGGAAGAAAAG gagcaCTATGAGGCCGTGATGAGACGTACTCTGGAGCGCAGCCAGCGAGTAGAGagtagagagagacagaagagatGGTCCTGGGGTGGACTTTCAGACTCTGACAACAAAAATG GACAGACTGACACTGGCCCCGCCTCCTCCCCGATTGTTATAGTAATCTCCCCTGCTTCTCCAGCCACCAAGCAACCAAGGAATCAGACGTCACAAG ACAAGCGCTCTTCCTCTACTACAAACCTGAAACAGACTGACTCAGTTATCAGCAAGCGTCTCTCCTCATCCTCAGCCACCCTCCTTAATTCTCCTGATAAAA GTGCAAAGAGGAGAAGTTCGTCTTTGAACCGGTTGCCTAACAATGTTCCTCAGTCCTCTAAAGAAGTGCATAAGCAGCCTCAGGTGGAAAAGACAG GCCCAATCCTGAAGAAGCGAAGCTCCTCCCTCTCTCGAGTAGGGGCTAAAACGCAGCCTGTCACCAAACCAGAGAAATCCCCAGCAGATCAATCAG CTCGCCGCTTGTTGGCTGCCCCCGTGGATAGCAGTGTCCTCAGTCGGCTGCTCACACCCACCCAGGCCTCGCTAGCTAGAAGCAAGAGTGCTGCGGCCCTGTCCGCCGAAGGAGGAGACACCCAAG CATCTGCCAGCCCCTTGCAGCCCCCACCAGGACCCCTACGCAGTCGCAGCAGCGATCGAAAAAAAGGCCCTCCAGCTTCTTTGTCTGCAGATGGCATTTCCAGTATGATGCAG CAAGCTGAGAAGGAGAAACGCTTCACGTCACCAGTAGGAAAACGCCCTGCCTCACCCTCTAGTCGTCATCGATCCCCGTCTCCTTCTCCCATTGCTAACACCACTACAAGAGCGCCCTCACCTGGAGCAGCCAG GCAGAGTCCACGCTTCCGCACTCCTTCCCCAAGTGGTTCGAAACAGCGGCCTCCATCCCCTCAGCCCTCTGCCACATCCAAACCTCCACCCATCCAGAAACCAGCTCTCACCCCCACCGGCCCACCCACCCTTCGCAAGAGGGACTCCAAGCCAAAGGAAGTGTCTCCCATGATGCCCGTCACCCCACAGTCTCCAGAAACCAGCACGCCCAGCCCGGTACCCGCACCCAAGACCAAAGAGG aATCCAGTTCCAAAGCAGCAATCGCAGGAACTAACTCCGCTGCAGAGGCTTCCAAGATCCTGGCGGAGAACCGGCGTCTGGTACGCgagcagaaagagaaagaagagcaaCTCCGCatacagagagaagaagaggagaa GCTGAGGAAAGAGGAGGAGAAGCGGCTGGCCGAGGAGGAGCGCTTGAGGCGTGTAGAGGAGGAGAAGAGGCTTGcggaggagaggaagagagaagaggAGGTGCAGGCTCGTATAGCAGAGGAGGAGAGACAGCGAATGGAGCTGGAGGAGCAGCAAAGACAGGTTGAGCTAGAGAAAGAG CGAGAGGAGGCTGAAGCAAAGGCCCAAGAGGAAGCAGAAAGGCAGCGTCAAGAGAGAGAACGCATTATGCAGCAGAACCAACAGGAGCGCATGGAGAGAAAGAAG AGAATTGAAGAAATTATGAAGAGGACCAGAAAAACAGACCAAATCGATTTTAGG AGTAATGATGAGAGGGACATTCCTGATGAAAATGGAGAGGAGGCTGAGGACCAAATATACTGTGAAAATAAGG AGAACGAGGCTGTCGAGTCAGAGCAGAATGCCATGAAGACAGAGCCATCAGACTCTCAGAAGCATCAGTTACCTGTGGAGGAGCCAGTCAGCGAGCAAGAAGAGCCAGATGATAGtatgaacacacaaacagatgTGGACAATAAAGAGAACAGCAATGGACCAGATACAGAGGATTTCTCAGGGGACCG CAGCCCCCCTCCCAAGTCTTGTCTGATGGAAGGCTTGGAGTTTGTGAACGAGGACTCTAAAGTGAACCTGGTGCCAGGGTTGAATGGTAAAGGAGGACCCTGGAGCTTTGAGGAGCTGATCGACCTGGGTGTTCATGCAAAGAGCAAACCCCTGATGGATGATGGGGGCCCTGAAGAGCCTAGAGTGGCCAGCTCCATTCATCCAGGCCTGCCTATTGAAGCTCTGTCTG AGATGTGA
- the LOC128027252 gene encoding ensconsin isoform X8 yields the protein MAEGATSLKGLRAQMAAAAQAQAEERRNQAGNSPTPAASAGTVKTQTRPVIDGAALRIDDKLRVAKERREEQEKQHAARETQLLERERKTRLQVERQMEERQKKLEEQRRKEEQRRAAVEEKRKQKLEEEKEHYEAVMRRTLERSQRVESRERQKRWSWGGLSDSDNKNGQTDTGPASSPIVIVISPASPATKQPRNQTSQDKRSSSTTNLKQTDSVISKRLSSSSATLLNSPDKSAKRRSSSLNRLPNNVPQSSKEVHKQPQVEKTGPILKKRSSSLSRVGAKTQPVTKPEKSPADQSASASPLQPPPGPLRSRSSDRKKGPPASLSADGISSMMQQAEKEKRFTSPVGKRPASPSSRHRSPSPSPIANTTTRAPSPGAARQSPRFRTPSPSGSKQRPPSPQPSATSKPPPIQKPALTPTGPPTLRKRDSKPKEVSPMMPVTPQSPETSTPSPVPAPKTKEESSSKAAIAGTNSAAEASKILAENRRLVREQKEKEEQLRIQREEEEKLRKEEEKRLAEEERLRRVEEEKRLAEERKREEEVQARIAEEERQRMELEEQQRQVELEKEREEAEAKAQEEAERQRQERERIMQQNQQERMERKKRIEEIMKRTRKTDQIDFRSNDERDIPDENGEEAEDQIYCENKENEAVESEQNAMKTEPSDSQKHQLPVEEPVSEQEEPDDSMNTQTDVDNKENSNGPDTEDFSGDRSPPPKSCLMEGLEFVNEDSKVNLVPGLNGKGGPWSFEELIDLGVHAKSKPLMDDGGPEEPRVASSIHPGLPIEALSEM from the exons CTGCAGCTGCGCAGGCGCAGGCAGAGGAACGGCGCAACCAGGCAGGGAACAGCCCAACACCAGCAGCTTCAGCCGGCACAGTGAAGACCCAAACCAGGCCAG TCATAGATGGGGCAGCCTTGAGGATAGACGACAAACTCAGAGTGGCcaaagagaggagagaagagcaGGAAAAGCAACATG CGGCCCGTGAGACTCAGCTCCTGGAGCGAGAGCGTAAGACCCGGCTGCAGGTGGAGAGACAAATGGAGGAGAGACAGAAGAAGCTGGAAGAGCAGCGCAGGAAGGAGGAACAGAGGAGAGCTGCAGTGGAGGAGAAAAGGAAACAGAAATTAGAGGAAGAAAAG gagcaCTATGAGGCCGTGATGAGACGTACTCTGGAGCGCAGCCAGCGAGTAGAGagtagagagagacagaagagatGGTCCTGGGGTGGACTTTCAGACTCTGACAACAAAAATG GACAGACTGACACTGGCCCCGCCTCCTCCCCGATTGTTATAGTAATCTCCCCTGCTTCTCCAGCCACCAAGCAACCAAGGAATCAGACGTCACAAG ACAAGCGCTCTTCCTCTACTACAAACCTGAAACAGACTGACTCAGTTATCAGCAAGCGTCTCTCCTCATCCTCAGCCACCCTCCTTAATTCTCCTGATAAAA GTGCAAAGAGGAGAAGTTCGTCTTTGAACCGGTTGCCTAACAATGTTCCTCAGTCCTCTAAAGAAGTGCATAAGCAGCCTCAGGTGGAAAAGACAG GCCCAATCCTGAAGAAGCGAAGCTCCTCCCTCTCTCGAGTAGGGGCTAAAACGCAGCCTGTCACCAAACCAGAGAAATCCCCAGCAGATCAATCAG CATCTGCCAGCCCCTTGCAGCCCCCACCAGGACCCCTACGCAGTCGCAGCAGCGATCGAAAAAAAGGCCCTCCAGCTTCTTTGTCTGCAGATGGCATTTCCAGTATGATGCAG CAAGCTGAGAAGGAGAAACGCTTCACGTCACCAGTAGGAAAACGCCCTGCCTCACCCTCTAGTCGTCATCGATCCCCGTCTCCTTCTCCCATTGCTAACACCACTACAAGAGCGCCCTCACCTGGAGCAGCCAG GCAGAGTCCACGCTTCCGCACTCCTTCCCCAAGTGGTTCGAAACAGCGGCCTCCATCCCCTCAGCCCTCTGCCACATCCAAACCTCCACCCATCCAGAAACCAGCTCTCACCCCCACCGGCCCACCCACCCTTCGCAAGAGGGACTCCAAGCCAAAGGAAGTGTCTCCCATGATGCCCGTCACCCCACAGTCTCCAGAAACCAGCACGCCCAGCCCGGTACCCGCACCCAAGACCAAAGAGG aATCCAGTTCCAAAGCAGCAATCGCAGGAACTAACTCCGCTGCAGAGGCTTCCAAGATCCTGGCGGAGAACCGGCGTCTGGTACGCgagcagaaagagaaagaagagcaaCTCCGCatacagagagaagaagaggagaa GCTGAGGAAAGAGGAGGAGAAGCGGCTGGCCGAGGAGGAGCGCTTGAGGCGTGTAGAGGAGGAGAAGAGGCTTGcggaggagaggaagagagaagaggAGGTGCAGGCTCGTATAGCAGAGGAGGAGAGACAGCGAATGGAGCTGGAGGAGCAGCAAAGACAGGTTGAGCTAGAGAAAGAG CGAGAGGAGGCTGAAGCAAAGGCCCAAGAGGAAGCAGAAAGGCAGCGTCAAGAGAGAGAACGCATTATGCAGCAGAACCAACAGGAGCGCATGGAGAGAAAGAAG AGAATTGAAGAAATTATGAAGAGGACCAGAAAAACAGACCAAATCGATTTTAGG AGTAATGATGAGAGGGACATTCCTGATGAAAATGGAGAGGAGGCTGAGGACCAAATATACTGTGAAAATAAGG AGAACGAGGCTGTCGAGTCAGAGCAGAATGCCATGAAGACAGAGCCATCAGACTCTCAGAAGCATCAGTTACCTGTGGAGGAGCCAGTCAGCGAGCAAGAAGAGCCAGATGATAGtatgaacacacaaacagatgTGGACAATAAAGAGAACAGCAATGGACCAGATACAGAGGATTTCTCAGGGGACCG CAGCCCCCCTCCCAAGTCTTGTCTGATGGAAGGCTTGGAGTTTGTGAACGAGGACTCTAAAGTGAACCTGGTGCCAGGGTTGAATGGTAAAGGAGGACCCTGGAGCTTTGAGGAGCTGATCGACCTGGGTGTTCATGCAAAGAGCAAACCCCTGATGGATGATGGGGGCCCTGAAGAGCCTAGAGTGGCCAGCTCCATTCATCCAGGCCTGCCTATTGAAGCTCTGTCTG AGATGTGA
- the LOC128027252 gene encoding ensconsin isoform X2 — MAEGATSLKGLRAQMAAAAQAQAEERRNQAGNSPTPAASAGTVKTQTRPVIDGAALRIDDKLRVAKERREEQEKQHAARETQLLERERKTRLQVERQMEERQKKLEEQRRKEEQRRAAVEEKRKQKLEEEKEHYEAVMRRTLERSQRVESRERQKRWSWGGLSDSDNKNGQTDTGPASSPIVIVISPASPATKQPRNQTSQDKRSSSTTNLKQTDSVISKRLSSSSATLLNSPDKSAKRRSSSLNRLPNNVPQSSKEVHKQPQVEKTGPILKKRSSSLSRVGAKTQPVTKPEKSPADQSARRLLAAPVDSSVLSRLLTPTQASLARSKSAAALSAEGGDTQESHLCPRSASASPLQPPPGPLRSRSSDRKKGPPASLSADGISSMMQQAEKEKRFTSPVGKRPASPSSRHRSPSPSPIANTTTRAPSPGAARQSPRFRTPSPSGSKQRPPSPQPSATSKPPPIQKPALTPTGPPTLRKRDSKPKEVSPMMPVTPQSPETSTPSPVPAPKTKEESSSKAAIAGTNSAAEASKILAENRRLVREQKEKEEQLRIQREEEEKLRKEEEKRLAEEERLRRVEEEKRLAEERKREEEVQARIAEEERQRMELEEQQRQVELEKEREEAEAKAQEEAERQRQERERIMQQNQQERMERKKRIEEIMKRTRKTDQIDFRSNDERDIPDENGEEAEDQIYCENKENEAVESEQNAMKTEPSDSQKHQLPVEEPVSEQEEPDDSMNTQTDVDNKENSNGPDTEDFSGDRPPPKSCLMEGLEFVNEDSKVNLVPGLNGKGGPWSFEELIDLGVHAKSKPLMDDGGPEEPRVASSIHPGLPIEALSEM, encoded by the exons CTGCAGCTGCGCAGGCGCAGGCAGAGGAACGGCGCAACCAGGCAGGGAACAGCCCAACACCAGCAGCTTCAGCCGGCACAGTGAAGACCCAAACCAGGCCAG TCATAGATGGGGCAGCCTTGAGGATAGACGACAAACTCAGAGTGGCcaaagagaggagagaagagcaGGAAAAGCAACATG CGGCCCGTGAGACTCAGCTCCTGGAGCGAGAGCGTAAGACCCGGCTGCAGGTGGAGAGACAAATGGAGGAGAGACAGAAGAAGCTGGAAGAGCAGCGCAGGAAGGAGGAACAGAGGAGAGCTGCAGTGGAGGAGAAAAGGAAACAGAAATTAGAGGAAGAAAAG gagcaCTATGAGGCCGTGATGAGACGTACTCTGGAGCGCAGCCAGCGAGTAGAGagtagagagagacagaagagatGGTCCTGGGGTGGACTTTCAGACTCTGACAACAAAAATG GACAGACTGACACTGGCCCCGCCTCCTCCCCGATTGTTATAGTAATCTCCCCTGCTTCTCCAGCCACCAAGCAACCAAGGAATCAGACGTCACAAG ACAAGCGCTCTTCCTCTACTACAAACCTGAAACAGACTGACTCAGTTATCAGCAAGCGTCTCTCCTCATCCTCAGCCACCCTCCTTAATTCTCCTGATAAAA GTGCAAAGAGGAGAAGTTCGTCTTTGAACCGGTTGCCTAACAATGTTCCTCAGTCCTCTAAAGAAGTGCATAAGCAGCCTCAGGTGGAAAAGACAG GCCCAATCCTGAAGAAGCGAAGCTCCTCCCTCTCTCGAGTAGGGGCTAAAACGCAGCCTGTCACCAAACCAGAGAAATCCCCAGCAGATCAATCAG CTCGCCGCTTGTTGGCTGCCCCCGTGGATAGCAGTGTCCTCAGTCGGCTGCTCACACCCACCCAGGCCTCGCTAGCTAGAAGCAAGAGTGCTGCGGCCCTGTCCGCCGAAGGAGGAGACACCCAAG AGTCTCACCTGTGTCCTCGTTCAGCATCTGCCAGCCCCTTGCAGCCCCCACCAGGACCCCTACGCAGTCGCAGCAGCGATCGAAAAAAAGGCCCTCCAGCTTCTTTGTCTGCAGATGGCATTTCCAGTATGATGCAG CAAGCTGAGAAGGAGAAACGCTTCACGTCACCAGTAGGAAAACGCCCTGCCTCACCCTCTAGTCGTCATCGATCCCCGTCTCCTTCTCCCATTGCTAACACCACTACAAGAGCGCCCTCACCTGGAGCAGCCAG GCAGAGTCCACGCTTCCGCACTCCTTCCCCAAGTGGTTCGAAACAGCGGCCTCCATCCCCTCAGCCCTCTGCCACATCCAAACCTCCACCCATCCAGAAACCAGCTCTCACCCCCACCGGCCCACCCACCCTTCGCAAGAGGGACTCCAAGCCAAAGGAAGTGTCTCCCATGATGCCCGTCACCCCACAGTCTCCAGAAACCAGCACGCCCAGCCCGGTACCCGCACCCAAGACCAAAGAGG aATCCAGTTCCAAAGCAGCAATCGCAGGAACTAACTCCGCTGCAGAGGCTTCCAAGATCCTGGCGGAGAACCGGCGTCTGGTACGCgagcagaaagagaaagaagagcaaCTCCGCatacagagagaagaagaggagaa GCTGAGGAAAGAGGAGGAGAAGCGGCTGGCCGAGGAGGAGCGCTTGAGGCGTGTAGAGGAGGAGAAGAGGCTTGcggaggagaggaagagagaagaggAGGTGCAGGCTCGTATAGCAGAGGAGGAGAGACAGCGAATGGAGCTGGAGGAGCAGCAAAGACAGGTTGAGCTAGAGAAAGAG CGAGAGGAGGCTGAAGCAAAGGCCCAAGAGGAAGCAGAAAGGCAGCGTCAAGAGAGAGAACGCATTATGCAGCAGAACCAACAGGAGCGCATGGAGAGAAAGAAG AGAATTGAAGAAATTATGAAGAGGACCAGAAAAACAGACCAAATCGATTTTAGG AGTAATGATGAGAGGGACATTCCTGATGAAAATGGAGAGGAGGCTGAGGACCAAATATACTGTGAAAATAAGG AGAACGAGGCTGTCGAGTCAGAGCAGAATGCCATGAAGACAGAGCCATCAGACTCTCAGAAGCATCAGTTACCTGTGGAGGAGCCAGTCAGCGAGCAAGAAGAGCCAGATGATAGtatgaacacacaaacagatgTGGACAATAAAGAGAACAGCAATGGACCAGATACAGAGGATTTCTCAGGGGACCG CCCCCCTCCCAAGTCTTGTCTGATGGAAGGCTTGGAGTTTGTGAACGAGGACTCTAAAGTGAACCTGGTGCCAGGGTTGAATGGTAAAGGAGGACCCTGGAGCTTTGAGGAGCTGATCGACCTGGGTGTTCATGCAAAGAGCAAACCCCTGATGGATGATGGGGGCCCTGAAGAGCCTAGAGTGGCCAGCTCCATTCATCCAGGCCTGCCTATTGAAGCTCTGTCTG AGATGTGA